From the genome of Methanophagales archaeon, one region includes:
- a CDS encoding PIN domain-containing protein yields the protein MIFIDTSAFLAIENRRDAYHKQALAYRDTILQSGLGLITTDYVLDESYTIIRLRASHAVAVQFGEDILASRIIQIEYMTSELIKEAWRIFKSFADKEFSFTDCTSFALMEHLHIDTAFTFDDHFRQYGKFIVRP from the coding sequence ATGATCTTCATAGATACTTCTGCATTCCTGGCCATAGAGAATCGAAGGGATGCTTATCACAAACAGGCTCTCGCATACAGAGATACTATTCTCCAGTCAGGGCTGGGCTTGATTACTACTGATTATGTTCTTGATGAAAGTTACACTATTATTCGCCTTCGAGCAAGTCATGCTGTTGCTGTCCAGTTTGGTGAAGATATCTTGGCAAGCCGCATTATCCAGATAGAATATATGACCTCAGAACTTATTAAAGAGGCATGGCGTATATTTAAATCATTTGCTGATAAAGAATTTAGTTTTACGGATTGTACCAGTTTTGCCTTAATGGAACACCTTCATATTGATACCGCTTTTACCTTTGATGATCACTTTAGACAATATGGTAAATTTATTGTGAGGCCATAA